CAATCTTCTTGGCCTCTTGCGCCATCCATAATGGATTCTTGATATTTGCTGGCGTGTGGATTAAATCGCGCGCTGTATAGAGGGCTCGAGCAATAACACCTGCTTCAGAGACCGATGCGCCATCTTTAGTTGCAATTGCAATCGTGGCAATTTCTGCTGGTTTTCCAGTCTTGAGATTCCACGTATATGCACCCAGAAGAATTGAGACTCCGTGGGCGCGAATTTCTGCTCGAGATTGGCAGACAAGTGAGATGAGTTCAATCGCCTTGCCACGCACTTTACGGCCAAGTGATGCCCCTGCTGCGCGAAGTGAGGCAAGTGAGCCATCTCCGACTGCAACGAGATAGAGGCGATCTACCGTGGAATCTTTATGGAGGACGGGGATTTCAAAGAGCTCCCCCGCTTTTCCAGAAGGTGCAAAGAAAGTGATTTCATCAATGAGGTTGATTCCAAAGTACTTTTCAAGTGATGAAATTAAGCGAGCGCTACCAACGAGCTCAATGTTTTCATCGTTCTTCTTTGTAAAACCCAGTGCAAGGACATCTGCGCTAATAAGCGCTTCGAGGTCAGGTGCAACTGTGTGAAGAATTTTCCTAAATCCGCTCTACTTCTTAATGAGGGCAACAGCGGCTTCAAGAGCTGCGCTGAGGTTATTTGCTTCCTGTGGGTTGAGTTCAACTACCAGGCGCCCGCCGCCTTCGAGAGGAATTCGCATAACGAGTGAGCGTGCTTCCTTAGTTACTTCCATTGGTCCATCACCGGTACGAGGTTTCATAGCTGCCATGGTGGGGACTCCTTGTTGGTCTGACTTCGGGCGGGGAAACTTTCCTCAGGGAAAGTCGAGGGGAGAAGTATCTCGCAGAATGAGCCGAGGGTGAAATCGGCAATAGCGGGCTTTAGAGGCCCAATATCGCCTTTAGGCGCGTCTTTCCAGACTCAATAACGACAATAACGGCGCGCTCTGGGACAGAGAGCAAGGTTGCAATCTCTCCACTTGATTTAGATCGAAGGTAATGCAAGGTCAAAATGATTCGCTCTTCTTCAGGAAGAGATGCGAGCAGTTCAGCAAGGGTTTGAGGATTGCTTGAGCTGCTCATAGGAATAGAGGTTACTCGCTTGATTCTTAAAGAAACCGAAGAAAAGGGTGACTTAGGTAAAAGATCGAGCAAATCGTGCCAGGGATATGCGCACGCCTACATAGAGAAAAGGAGCAGCAAGCAGAAATATCGCCTTAGGGGCCACGATCGTTTCTGACCAGTCAAATCGCGTGGATGAGCCATTTATCTCACTGAGTTGAAATGATCCACTTCCCTTTAACACCTTTCCAACATGGTCAACAT
The genomic region above belongs to Candidatus Planktophila dulcis and contains:
- a CDS encoding RNA polymerase sigma factor, which produces MSSSSNPQTLAELLASLPEEERIILTLHYLRSKSSGEIATLLSVPERAVIVVIESGKTRLKAILGL
- a CDS encoding DUF3117 domain-containing protein, whose protein sequence is MAAMKPRTGDGPMEVTKEARSLVMRIPLEGGGRLVVELNPQEANNLSAALEAAVALIKK